A window of Hymenobacter aerilatus contains these coding sequences:
- a CDS encoding DUF389 domain-containing protein: protein MHRTFEITVPATVTPLLQQQLTALDDVIGLTIQPGASLKPVGDVLTVHVLNRGADEVLRRARATVPTPEALSIVTSEATSFLAPADHHTVDDDRDEAVWEEMESGLRHQGRITTNYLLLMALGGSIAAVGLVSEPVPQAVAFVASAIIAPGFDPMTKVPLGLVLQRWALIGHGLRSALAGYAVLIIAAGLTMASLVAAGETTAHALATNSEVQHLAHPRLMELLVSATGALAGIVMLAAYRRTFQAGPLIAMAFIPAAALMGAALAVGEGALALEGLERFAADWGFIIGLGTLFLGYKQRFLHRRAPIV from the coding sequence ATGCACCGCACCTTCGAAATTACCGTTCCTGCGACCGTCACTCCCCTTTTACAGCAGCAGCTCACGGCGTTGGACGACGTAATCGGTCTGACCATCCAACCGGGTGCTTCCCTGAAACCCGTCGGCGACGTGTTGACGGTGCACGTGCTCAACCGCGGGGCCGATGAAGTCCTGCGCCGCGCCCGGGCCACCGTCCCTACTCCTGAAGCCTTGAGCATCGTCACCAGTGAGGCCACCAGCTTCCTGGCGCCCGCTGACCACCACACCGTCGACGACGACCGCGACGAGGCCGTTTGGGAGGAGATGGAAAGCGGCCTGCGCCACCAGGGCCGCATTACGACGAATTACCTGCTGCTAATGGCACTGGGCGGGAGCATTGCCGCCGTGGGTTTGGTGTCCGAGCCCGTGCCCCAAGCCGTTGCGTTCGTCGCATCGGCTATCATCGCGCCGGGCTTCGACCCAATGACCAAAGTACCGCTCGGCCTCGTGCTCCAACGGTGGGCCTTGATCGGCCACGGCCTGCGCTCGGCACTGGCCGGGTATGCCGTGCTAATTATTGCTGCGGGGTTGACCATGGCAAGTCTCGTTGCCGCCGGGGAAACCACTGCCCACGCGTTAGCGACGAATTCGGAAGTGCAGCACTTAGCGCACCCTCGCCTGATGGAACTACTCGTGTCCGCTACCGGCGCGTTGGCGGGGATAGTCATGCTGGCCGCGTACCGGCGTACCTTCCAAGCCGGACCGCTCATTGCCATGGCCTTCATACCGGCGGCTGCGCTCATGGGCGCGGCCCTGGCAGTCGGGGAGGGGGCGCTGGCGCTGGAAGGCTTGGAACGCTTCGCCGCCGACTGGGGGTTCATCATCGGGCTAGGCACCCTCTTTCTGGGCTACAAACAACGGTTCCTGCACCGCCGCGCGCCGATCGTATAA
- a CDS encoding DUF349 domain-containing protein, with protein MQPENPNTAPQSPENAAESPQSILERRLAEISAQKQSTTPAPADAETEQIQERPAQGTPALPEGTPPGAGTAEPEPEAAPAPAPGSAESPADVEPETTPPASDISASQQRAQEHAGAQNDEALVDTTTPTAATTDDEPATLHGIADIKEIEEHVPHVSLSSAEAIEQAPEGVAMLSTSAETPVSGESSTSEEDTEDDATEEAADTTAIGPDFGALSLPEQGAHLLGLLRDKDARKNRKRIFDLNRQYETAVAADRTAAQQRFVEEGNPADAFAYLGPEGYAEVGKTLQNFRESRARDAKAEDEERARNLTHKQHLLAQLRQLVESAETKDSSARLKALQNDWKAIGPVPQQDSQELWNSYHALLDIYYNNRGLFFEMKELDRRRNQEAKEVLIVRAEGLGAQSNVNKALQELRQLHEEWKNIGPVPNEQREPLWARFLAASEQVHARKQELLDARGAQEKENLTRKQALLERLQPLADFQTERVNEWRAKTDELQKLKEEWDATGLVPRQQAEAINKQFWAGYKGFFQRKNQFFKSMDEEKNANLKRKQEMCEQAEAALANPNWEESRETVIRLQKEWKTVGRVPEKQSDKIWNRFRTACDAFFERKHEETRQRQHQQQQVSQEQAAYLDQLEESIVLLTPDAPGTLEGFRQHAADWRTQAGASGGRGADRAEEKFQALMGRYLDAVPGLSYSERASLLFQLQVERLKANPDSQQALHKQEQTLRREINELENDIATLQTNLDFFARSKNADQLRGEYQGRIDEAKVRIEQLKKQLKVVRS; from the coding sequence ATGCAACCCGAGAACCCCAACACTGCCCCTCAGAGCCCCGAGAATGCCGCGGAATCCCCGCAAAGCATTCTGGAGCGCCGCCTGGCCGAAATCAGCGCCCAGAAGCAATCCACTACACCTGCACCTGCTGACGCAGAAACTGAGCAGATTCAGGAGCGACCTGCCCAGGGTACGCCCGCGCTGCCCGAGGGCACGCCGCCTGGCGCTGGTACGGCCGAGCCAGAGCCCGAAGCAGCCCCTGCTCCGGCCCCTGGCAGCGCCGAGTCGCCTGCTGATGTAGAACCCGAAACTACGCCCCCTGCTTCCGATATTTCGGCCTCGCAGCAGCGTGCCCAGGAGCACGCAGGCGCTCAAAACGATGAAGCGCTGGTAGATACTACCACGCCAACCGCCGCTACCACCGATGATGAGCCGGCTACCCTGCACGGTATTGCTGATATCAAGGAGATTGAAGAGCACGTGCCGCACGTCTCTTTGTCTTCGGCCGAGGCCATTGAGCAGGCGCCCGAAGGCGTAGCCATGCTCTCTACCTCCGCCGAGACGCCTGTCAGCGGTGAATCTTCTACCAGTGAAGAGGATACTGAAGACGACGCCACCGAAGAAGCTGCAGATACCACCGCCATCGGTCCTGATTTCGGCGCCCTCAGCCTGCCGGAGCAAGGCGCCCACCTGCTGGGGCTGTTGCGTGATAAGGATGCGCGCAAAAACCGCAAGCGCATCTTCGATCTGAACCGCCAGTACGAAACTGCCGTGGCTGCCGACCGCACCGCCGCCCAGCAGCGCTTCGTCGAAGAGGGCAACCCCGCCGATGCCTTTGCCTACCTGGGCCCTGAGGGCTACGCAGAAGTAGGGAAGACCCTGCAAAATTTCCGCGAGAGCCGCGCCCGCGATGCCAAAGCCGAAGACGAGGAGCGCGCCCGCAACCTCACCCACAAGCAGCACTTGCTCGCCCAGCTCCGGCAGCTGGTAGAGTCGGCCGAGACCAAGGACAGTTCCGCCCGCCTGAAAGCCCTGCAAAACGACTGGAAAGCCATTGGCCCCGTGCCGCAGCAAGACTCGCAGGAGCTGTGGAACAGCTACCACGCCCTGCTCGATATCTACTACAACAACCGCGGCCTGTTCTTCGAAATGAAGGAACTGGACCGTCGCCGCAACCAGGAAGCCAAAGAAGTCTTGATTGTGCGGGCCGAAGGCCTGGGCGCGCAATCCAACGTGAATAAGGCCTTGCAGGAACTGCGGCAGCTGCACGAGGAGTGGAAAAATATTGGCCCCGTGCCCAACGAACAGCGCGAACCGCTGTGGGCACGTTTCTTAGCCGCCTCAGAGCAAGTACACGCCCGCAAGCAGGAGCTGCTGGATGCCCGCGGCGCGCAGGAAAAGGAAAACCTGACCCGCAAGCAAGCCCTTTTAGAACGTCTGCAACCCCTGGCTGATTTCCAGACGGAGCGGGTAAATGAGTGGCGCGCCAAAACCGATGAACTGCAGAAGCTGAAAGAGGAGTGGGATGCCACCGGACTGGTACCTCGTCAGCAAGCCGAAGCCATCAACAAGCAGTTTTGGGCAGGGTATAAGGGCTTCTTCCAGCGCAAAAACCAGTTCTTCAAGTCGATGGACGAGGAGAAGAACGCCAACTTGAAGCGCAAGCAGGAGATGTGCGAGCAGGCTGAAGCTGCTCTGGCTAATCCTAATTGGGAGGAGAGCAGAGAAACCGTGATTCGACTGCAAAAAGAGTGGAAAACGGTAGGGCGCGTGCCCGAGAAACAGTCAGACAAAATCTGGAACCGTTTCCGCACCGCCTGCGATGCATTCTTCGAGCGTAAGCATGAGGAAACTCGCCAACGCCAGCACCAGCAGCAGCAAGTATCGCAAGAGCAAGCAGCCTACCTCGATCAACTGGAAGAAAGCATTGTCCTGCTTACCCCCGACGCGCCAGGCACACTCGAGGGATTCCGGCAGCACGCCGCCGACTGGCGCACGCAGGCCGGAGCCAGCGGCGGCCGCGGTGCCGACCGCGCTGAGGAAAAATTCCAGGCGCTGATGGGTCGGTACCTGGATGCGGTGCCTGGCCTGAGCTACTCTGAACGTGCTAGCCTGTTGTTTCAGCTGCAAGTAGAACGGCTTAAAGCAAACCCCGATTCGCAGCAGGCACTGCATAAACAAGAACAAACGCTCCGCCGCGAGATCAACGAGCTGGAAAACGACATTGCTACCCTGCAAACTAACCTCGACTTCTTCGCCCGCTCGAAGAATGCCGATCAGTTGCGCGGGGAGTATCAAGGTCGCATTGATGAGGCTAAAGTCCGTATCGAGCAACTGAAAAAGCAATTGAAAGTGGTGCGCAGCTAG
- a CDS encoding DUF1015 domain-containing protein, which yields MAEIQPVRGWRYAPPLSQQIDDYVSPLFDVVSARQREALYRNPLNSLHLTVPRGDDPAGAALLRLREWQQQGVLAQDVLPGIYVYYQYFRLPGNPGHEYCRKGFMCHIRAYDWAEEVVLRHENTLPSSVNDRAELLSRLQLQTSATHGLYRDDAHELERYLDEAIQDPLYQTEEDYQGARDVLAVIQDRRVIQRFQELLADKQVILADGHHRYEGSLAYRQARRAAAGDTYTGQEPWNYHLMYLTNSAADDLRILPTHRLLLELPDNLTTEEFLTRLAPYFTVLPQDDPYGLPELIAGKPWAFGLYLDGQSYKIRLRPEVHAQLDWPTTPEVKALDLTVLHYFVLGKALGLGDMEAQRVWPGVAYVRNFPECLTRVDRGEARAAFITNEVTMQEVERVCHSGAVMPPKSTFFYPKTIGGFLFSSIRDDDAHHPFAACF from the coding sequence TTGGCTGAAATTCAACCTGTACGGGGCTGGCGCTACGCGCCGCCCCTGAGCCAGCAGATTGACGACTACGTCTCGCCACTGTTTGATGTCGTATCAGCGCGGCAACGCGAGGCATTGTACCGCAACCCACTCAACAGCCTGCATCTCACCGTACCCCGTGGCGACGACCCGGCCGGCGCGGCGCTGCTGCGCCTACGCGAGTGGCAACAGCAGGGCGTGCTGGCCCAGGACGTGCTGCCGGGCATTTATGTGTACTATCAGTACTTCCGGCTGCCCGGCAACCCTGGCCACGAGTATTGCCGCAAGGGCTTTATGTGCCACATCCGGGCTTACGACTGGGCCGAGGAGGTGGTACTACGCCACGAAAATACCCTACCCTCCTCGGTGAACGACCGCGCTGAGCTACTCAGCCGCCTGCAGCTGCAAACCAGCGCTACCCACGGCCTTTACCGCGACGACGCGCACGAGTTAGAGCGCTACCTCGACGAAGCCATCCAGGACCCGCTCTATCAGACCGAGGAGGACTACCAGGGCGCCCGCGACGTACTAGCCGTCATTCAGGACCGGCGTGTGATTCAGCGGTTTCAGGAGCTGCTGGCCGACAAGCAGGTGATTCTGGCCGACGGCCACCACCGCTACGAAGGCTCTTTGGCTTACCGCCAGGCCCGCCGCGCCGCGGCCGGCGACACCTACACCGGTCAGGAGCCGTGGAACTACCACTTGATGTACCTAACCAACTCTGCGGCCGACGACCTGCGCATTTTGCCTACCCACCGCCTGCTGCTGGAGCTGCCCGATAACCTGACCACCGAGGAGTTTTTGACGCGCCTCGCACCCTACTTCACAGTATTGCCCCAAGACGACCCCTACGGCCTGCCCGAACTGATTGCCGGCAAGCCCTGGGCTTTTGGGCTGTATCTGGATGGGCAGTCGTATAAAATTCGACTGCGGCCCGAGGTGCACGCTCAGCTTGACTGGCCCACTACCCCTGAAGTGAAAGCTCTGGACCTGACCGTACTGCACTACTTTGTGCTGGGTAAAGCCCTAGGGCTGGGCGATATGGAAGCGCAACGCGTTTGGCCCGGCGTGGCCTACGTGCGCAACTTCCCCGAGTGCCTCACCCGCGTAGACCGGGGCGAGGCCCGCGCCGCCTTCATCACCAACGAGGTGACCATGCAGGAAGTAGAGCGCGTATGCCATTCCGGGGCCGTAATGCCACCCAAATCCACCTTTTTCTATCCCAAAACCATTGGAGGCTTTCTGTTCTCCTCCATTCGTGACGATGATGCCCATCACCCGTTTGCTGCTTGCTTCTAA
- a CDS encoding Arm DNA-binding domain-containing protein: MVPVYLDVRWGRGDAADNEQESRLRVSTGHSCHPSNWNEERQRLRSTEKGYAKANNKLAELERTAGLLIGQAELNQVLLTPEQLLADLKPKRPAKAHRAGRPTSWK; encoded by the coding sequence ATGGTACCCGTGTACCTAGACGTGCGTTGGGGCCGCGGCGATGCCGCAGACAACGAACAAGAGTCACGTCTGCGCGTCTCTACCGGCCACAGCTGTCATCCCAGTAATTGGAATGAGGAAAGACAGCGTCTGCGCTCGACGGAGAAAGGGTATGCCAAAGCCAATAACAAACTCGCTGAGTTGGAGCGTACCGCCGGTCTGCTCATTGGGCAGGCCGAGTTAAACCAGGTGCTGCTAACGCCCGAACAGCTGCTGGCAGACCTAAAGCCGAAGCGTCCGGCCAAAGCGCACCGCGCCGGCCGACCGACGTCGTGGAAGTAA
- the pdxH gene encoding pyridoxamine 5'-phosphate oxidase yields the protein MTDQELADLRQSYSQRTLSEADVRPAPVPQFRAWLDEALAAHLDEPTAMTVSTVGPDGQPSARVVLLKGLPDDATFLFYTNYDSRKGQELAAQPRAALTFFWPGLERQVRVEGRIEKAPETMSTEYFQSRPRGSQVGAWASPQSQPIASREALESREHEVEERFAEQDPLPRPSHWGGYLLHPMRVEFWQGRPSRLHDRIVYEQVGDTWRLSRLAP from the coding sequence ATGACCGACCAGGAACTTGCTGACCTGCGCCAGAGCTATTCCCAACGCACCCTTTCCGAAGCCGACGTACGCCCCGCACCCGTACCACAGTTTCGGGCCTGGCTAGATGAGGCCCTGGCTGCCCACCTCGACGAGCCCACGGCCATGACTGTTTCCACGGTTGGCCCCGATGGGCAGCCTTCGGCCCGCGTGGTGCTGTTGAAAGGCTTGCCCGACGACGCTACCTTTCTGTTCTACACCAACTATGACTCGCGCAAGGGCCAGGAGCTAGCTGCGCAGCCGCGGGCGGCCCTCACCTTTTTCTGGCCCGGTCTGGAGCGCCAGGTACGCGTGGAAGGGCGCATTGAGAAAGCACCTGAAACCATGTCGACGGAGTACTTTCAGAGCCGGCCGCGTGGCAGCCAGGTAGGTGCCTGGGCCTCGCCGCAGAGCCAGCCCATTGCCAGCCGAGAGGCCCTGGAATCCCGGGAGCACGAGGTGGAGGAGCGCTTTGCCGAGCAAGATCCCCTACCCCGCCCCTCGCACTGGGGCGGCTACCTGCTGCACCCCATGCGGGTAGAGTTCTGGCAGGGCCGTCCTTCCCGCCTGCACGACCGAATTGTGTATGAGCAAGTCGGCGACACTTGGCGTTTGAGCCGTTTGGCACCGTAA
- a CDS encoding tyrosine-type recombinase/integrase codes for MEVTAARTLADVYADWKTAYRARLAAKTLSNPQGLINRLAEWRPGQPATPQEFQPDAYGRCCPLEDFCAWLVQEARLPGKNGTKRDRGLYNNTISSYLKQLRKLLKFERLPFDWIEDDFGEEVERDPLTFEEVMQLYRHEPLELKEGSTNALSRRHVRDCFVFNCLTGPRYSDLARLKPSDLMLETFRDESGAAQQLPILVYDQQKIKRDKTKVHVALDPIAYEIWQRYQGKLPVPSNKHMVATIKQLCRAAGLKRKVTHVRGRGAERITREVELWQVVSCHTARYTFITLQFEGGADVVFIQDSVGHANLNTTRGYLKTRLKDRHTSTLAAFERLRRHSC; via the coding sequence GTGGAAGTAACTGCCGCGCGTACGCTGGCCGACGTGTATGCCGATTGGAAGACGGCCTACCGCGCCCGGTTGGCGGCTAAAACGCTCAGCAACCCGCAGGGGTTGATCAACCGCCTCGCCGAGTGGCGGCCCGGGCAGCCGGCTACGCCCCAGGAGTTTCAGCCCGACGCGTACGGCCGGTGCTGCCCGTTGGAGGATTTCTGTGCGTGGCTGGTTCAGGAGGCACGCTTGCCGGGAAAGAACGGTACCAAGCGCGATAGGGGCCTCTACAACAATACCATCTCCTCGTACCTGAAGCAACTGCGCAAGCTGCTCAAATTTGAGCGTCTGCCCTTCGACTGGATCGAGGATGACTTCGGCGAGGAGGTGGAGCGCGACCCGCTGACCTTCGAGGAAGTCATGCAGCTCTACCGCCACGAGCCGTTGGAACTGAAAGAGGGGAGTACCAACGCCCTCTCACGCCGGCACGTGCGCGACTGCTTCGTGTTCAACTGCCTGACGGGTCCGCGGTATTCCGACCTGGCCCGCTTGAAACCATCCGACCTGATGTTGGAAACCTTTCGCGACGAATCCGGTGCCGCCCAGCAGTTGCCCATCCTGGTTTACGATCAGCAGAAGATCAAGCGCGATAAAACGAAAGTGCACGTTGCCCTGGATCCCATAGCCTACGAGATCTGGCAACGTTATCAGGGTAAATTACCCGTGCCCAGCAATAAGCACATGGTGGCCACCATCAAGCAACTGTGCCGGGCGGCCGGCCTCAAGCGCAAGGTCACACATGTACGCGGTCGTGGGGCCGAGCGCATCACTCGGGAAGTTGAACTGTGGCAAGTCGTCAGCTGCCACACGGCACGCTACACGTTCATCACCCTTCAGTTCGAGGGAGGGGCCGACGTGGTATTCATTCAAGATTCGGTCGGGCACGCCAACCTCAATACGACCCGCGGCTACTTGAAAACCCGCCTCAAGGATCGGCATACGTCCACCTTGGCGGCCTTCGAACGACTGCGCAGGCACAGCTGCTGA
- a CDS encoding alpha/beta fold hydrolase, which produces MMPASNLENNGELTASARNQVLQRYNVRVQGQGEQTLLFCNGLGCSQEIWQYLTPRLSTRYQLVLFDYPGTGNAQPDAYDAQRHSTLHGYTEDIITICGALEIQRVVLVGHSVGASIALLTAVQAPALVSSVVLLAPSPYYLNEPEYYGGFERVDVEQLLVLMEQDYDGWATLLSSLLMGPQNPATLGEQLNGFFCQADHVITKNLARLTFYADVRAYVPAVRMPTLILQCQQDVAAPKEVGDYLLRHLPQGALVSMQATGHCPHLSAPLETLTFIETFLG; this is translated from the coding sequence ATGATGCCAGCCAGCAACTTGGAAAACAACGGCGAGCTTACAGCCAGTGCCCGCAATCAAGTTCTGCAGCGGTATAACGTGCGCGTGCAGGGGCAAGGCGAGCAGACATTGCTCTTTTGCAATGGCTTAGGATGTAGTCAGGAAATTTGGCAATATCTTACGCCTAGACTCAGCACACGGTATCAACTAGTATTATTTGACTATCCAGGAACCGGGAATGCGCAGCCGGATGCGTATGATGCGCAACGCCATAGTACGCTGCATGGATACACCGAGGATATTATAACCATTTGCGGTGCGCTGGAGATCCAACGCGTTGTTCTTGTTGGACACTCAGTTGGAGCCAGCATTGCTTTGTTGACGGCGGTGCAAGCACCTGCTCTTGTATCATCGGTGGTGCTACTGGCGCCGTCTCCTTACTACCTGAATGAGCCGGAATACTATGGCGGGTTCGAGCGAGTAGATGTAGAACAACTCTTGGTGCTAATGGAGCAGGACTATGATGGTTGGGCTACGCTATTATCCTCTTTGTTAATGGGACCACAAAACCCTGCGACCCTTGGGGAACAGTTGAATGGTTTCTTCTGTCAGGCTGATCATGTAATCACCAAAAACTTAGCACGTCTTACATTCTACGCTGATGTTCGTGCTTATGTGCCCGCTGTGCGTATGCCTACGCTCATTTTGCAGTGTCAGCAGGATGTAGCCGCTCCTAAGGAGGTAGGCGACTATCTGCTGCGCCATTTGCCCCAGGGTGCCCTTGTAAGTATGCAGGCAACCGGACATTGTCCTCATTTAAGTGCCCCCCTAGAAACACTTACTTTTATCGAAACCTTTTTAGGGTAG
- a CDS encoding YqgE/AlgH family protein, with the protein MPQLHTSSLLISQPFLGDPNFERSVVLLCRHEDDDGSFGLTLNRLSNLQLGDVLELPGLANSVVATLPLHLGGPVEPDTLHYLHRQPNLPDALPLGDGVYWGGDFRQLLELVETGELAPADIRLYAGYSGWTAGQLREEVRENVWIVHPNAAGKVFTLDNDAFWQAILREKGGRYRMLSNYPVDPRLN; encoded by the coding sequence ATGCCCCAGCTACACACCAGCAGCCTACTGATTTCCCAGCCGTTTCTGGGCGACCCCAACTTCGAGCGCTCGGTGGTACTCCTGTGCCGCCACGAAGACGACGACGGCTCCTTTGGACTCACGCTCAACCGCTTATCGAATCTACAGCTGGGTGATGTGCTGGAGTTGCCAGGCCTTGCCAACTCGGTGGTGGCTACCCTGCCGCTGCACCTAGGTGGCCCCGTGGAGCCCGATACGCTGCACTACCTGCACCGCCAGCCTAACCTACCCGACGCCCTACCTCTGGGCGACGGCGTGTACTGGGGCGGCGATTTTCGCCAACTACTTGAGCTGGTAGAAACCGGCGAACTGGCCCCCGCCGATATTCGACTCTACGCCGGCTATTCGGGCTGGACAGCCGGGCAGCTACGCGAGGAGGTGCGGGAAAATGTTTGGATTGTGCACCCCAATGCTGCCGGGAAAGTATTTACTTTGGATAATGATGCCTTCTGGCAAGCTATTCTGCGGGAAAAGGGCGGCCGCTACCGCATGCTGTCGAACTACCCCGTAGATCCTCGCCTGAACTAA
- the rffA gene encoding dTDP-4-amino-4,6-dideoxygalactose transaminase has product MSVSPIPFSKPYLSGREFQYMEQAVRSGKISGDGLFTQKCHAFFEQELGFQKALLTSSGTDALEMAALLLDIQPGDEVLVPSYTFVSTANAFVLRGARIVFVDSTAEHPNLDVKQLEALITPRTRAIVPVHYAGMACDMDAILAVAARHNLAVVEDAAQAIDSFYRGRPLGSLGTLGAFSFHEAKNIIAGEGGLLTVNDPTLVRRADIIREKGTNRAAFFRGEVDKYTWLEPGSSFLPSDLTAAFLWAQLENMTCIQQRRHLLWQRYDAALRVPLAAQQVGLPVVPAYATNNAHMYYLTCRSLAERTALIAHLARQQVLLVFHYLSLHRSPFYAPYHDGRTLPWADYYTDHLVRLPLYYELAEADQDRIAEAILEFYDKWDTR; this is encoded by the coding sequence ATGTCCGTTTCGCCTATTCCCTTCAGCAAGCCCTACCTATCCGGTCGCGAGTTCCAATATATGGAGCAGGCCGTGCGCTCGGGTAAGATTTCCGGCGACGGGTTATTCACCCAGAAATGCCATGCTTTTTTCGAGCAGGAACTCGGCTTTCAAAAAGCCCTGCTGACATCCTCCGGCACCGACGCACTGGAAATGGCGGCGCTGCTGCTCGATATTCAGCCCGGTGATGAGGTGCTGGTGCCCTCCTATACGTTCGTATCGACCGCCAACGCGTTTGTGCTGCGAGGGGCCCGCATCGTGTTTGTCGACAGCACTGCCGAGCACCCTAACCTGGATGTCAAACAGCTGGAAGCACTCATTACGCCTCGCACCCGCGCCATTGTGCCGGTACACTACGCGGGCATGGCCTGTGATATGGACGCCATTCTGGCCGTCGCTGCCCGCCACAACCTGGCCGTAGTGGAAGATGCAGCCCAGGCTATCGACAGCTTCTATCGGGGTAGGCCGCTGGGCAGCCTGGGCACGCTGGGGGCGTTTTCGTTTCACGAAGCCAAGAATATTATTGCCGGGGAGGGTGGATTGCTGACCGTGAACGACCCTACCCTGGTGCGGCGGGCCGACATCATCCGCGAGAAAGGTACCAACCGGGCCGCGTTTTTTCGGGGTGAAGTGGACAAGTACACCTGGCTGGAGCCCGGTTCGTCGTTCCTACCCTCCGACCTCACAGCTGCCTTTCTGTGGGCGCAGTTGGAAAACATGACGTGCATTCAGCAGCGGCGCCACCTGTTGTGGCAGCGCTACGACGCAGCCCTGCGCGTGCCGCTGGCGGCCCAGCAGGTGGGCCTGCCCGTAGTGCCGGCCTACGCCACCAATAATGCCCACATGTACTACCTCACGTGCCGCTCTTTAGCCGAGCGCACGGCACTGATTGCCCACCTAGCCCGGCAGCAGGTGCTACTGGTGTTTCATTACCTTTCCCTGCACCGCAGCCCGTTCTATGCGCCCTACCACGACGGCCGCACCCTACCCTGGGCTGATTACTACACCGACCATCTGGTGCGCCTGCCGCTCTACTACGAACTGGCCGAAGCGGATCAGGATCGGATTGCGGAGGCTATTCTGGAATTTTACGACAAGTGGGATACCAGATGA